The following proteins come from a genomic window of Pseudomonas cichorii:
- a CDS encoding AraC family transcriptional regulator, with translation MPSNGQNTSHPPTGERHIPVLQDLPRPLYARAESLSAGSWTPPHRHDWVQFSYAISGVLGVHTAEGSFFAPPQWGVWVPAGLEHQVVTSMQAEMRSLYVRTQDSGWAPERCRVLEVTPLARELIKTFCLLPVAYPEDDSPEARLVQVLLDQLSQLPEVGFSLPLPRHPRLLGLCNELIENPARLITLHDWAARLGMSEKTLMRLFQRETGLSFRGWRQRARLLSSLSALEEGDSVTSAALACGYDSTSAFIAAFKGLFGYTPGELFK, from the coding sequence ATGCCGAGTAACGGACAAAACACGTCACATCCTCCTACGGGCGAGCGGCACATACCGGTCTTGCAGGATTTGCCGCGCCCGCTTTATGCCCGTGCCGAAAGCCTGAGCGCCGGGTCCTGGACGCCGCCTCATCGCCATGACTGGGTGCAGTTTTCCTACGCCATCAGTGGCGTCCTGGGTGTACACACTGCAGAAGGCAGTTTCTTCGCGCCGCCGCAGTGGGGTGTGTGGGTTCCTGCGGGGCTGGAGCATCAGGTGGTGACGTCCATGCAGGCCGAGATGCGCAGCCTGTATGTGCGAACCCAGGATTCCGGTTGGGCACCGGAGCGTTGCCGGGTGCTGGAAGTGACCCCGCTGGCCCGAGAGCTGATAAAGACTTTCTGCCTGCTGCCCGTGGCTTACCCGGAAGATGACAGCCCTGAGGCGCGTCTGGTGCAGGTGCTGCTGGATCAGCTGTCGCAACTGCCGGAGGTGGGGTTTTCCCTGCCGTTGCCCCGGCACCCTAGGTTACTGGGCTTGTGCAATGAACTGATTGAGAACCCTGCCCGGTTGATCACGCTGCATGACTGGGCTGCACGCCTCGGGATGTCGGAGAAAACCCTGATGCGCCTGTTTCAGCGGGAAACCGGCCTGAGCTTTCGAGGTTGGCGTCAGCGGGCGAGGTTACTGTCATCGCTCAGCGCGCTGGAGGAGGGTGACAGCGTGACCAGCGCTGCCCTGGCATGTGGTTATGACTCCACTTCAGCCTTCATTGCGGCTTTCAAGGGGCTGTTCGGTTACACGCCTGGGGAACTGTTCAAGTAG
- a CDS encoding phosphoglycolate phosphatase, giving the protein MSGFEQLFAGKLPRLIMFDLDGTLVDSGPDLAVAVDKMLLELGRPPAGLESVRQWIGNGAPVLVRRALANDIDHSGVDDALAEQALEIFMQAYAEKHEFTVVYPGVRETLKWLQKMGVEMALITNKPERFVAPLLDEMKLGRFFRWIIGGDTMPQKKPDPAALFFVMKMTGIPASQSLFVGDSRSDVQAAKAAGVACVGLTYGYNHGRPIAEESPSLVIDDLRKLIPGCLDQDAEILLPDIQRPSLRDSIVVVTRKLWMKVIKALARWRWRA; this is encoded by the coding sequence ATGAGCGGCTTCGAGCAGTTGTTTGCGGGCAAGTTGCCCAGGCTGATCATGTTCGATCTGGACGGGACCCTCGTGGATTCCGGGCCTGATCTGGCCGTGGCCGTTGACAAGATGCTGCTCGAACTCGGTCGCCCGCCAGCGGGCCTTGAGTCGGTTCGGCAATGGATCGGCAATGGCGCACCGGTACTGGTGCGTCGGGCGCTGGCCAATGACATTGATCACAGCGGTGTCGATGACGCCCTGGCCGAGCAGGCGCTGGAAATCTTCATGCAGGCTTATGCCGAAAAACACGAATTCACCGTGGTCTACCCCGGCGTTCGTGAAACCCTGAAGTGGTTGCAGAAGATGGGCGTCGAAATGGCCCTCATCACCAACAAGCCGGAGCGCTTCGTCGCTCCGTTGCTGGATGAAATGAAACTGGGACGTTTCTTTCGCTGGATCATTGGCGGCGACACCATGCCACAGAAAAAGCCAGACCCTGCGGCTCTGTTCTTCGTGATGAAAATGACCGGTATTCCTGCCTCCCAGTCACTGTTCGTCGGCGACTCTCGCTCCGATGTGCAGGCGGCGAAGGCGGCTGGCGTGGCCTGTGTCGGGCTGACCTATGGCTACAACCATGGCCGGCCCATCGCTGAAGAATCCCCTTCGCTGGTGATCGATGATCTGCGCAAGCTGATTCCCGGTTGCCTGGATCAGGACGCTGAGATACTGTTGCCCGATATTCAACGTCCCTCCCTTAGAGATTCCATCGTGGTGGTCACTCGCAAACTCTGGATGAAAGTCATCAAGGCCCTGGCCCGTTGGCGTTGGCGCGCCTGA
- a CDS encoding bile acid:sodium symporter family protein, protein MQALKHLKRVVTDWFLCGMVLATVLAYFFPHFGATGGGMHAEYVINIGVFVVFFLHGVNLSSEQIRNGLKNWRLHTMIQAFTFVVFPALWLISNTLLSAYVPALLMLGFFYLCALPSTISSSVALTGSAKGNVPAAILNASLSSVLGIFITPWLVSLVVGTGAGGIDLGSTLLDLCGMLLLPLVLGQLIRPLAGKFFARHKKYTNLIDKIVILLLVYAAFCNSMISGMWQAQGSSVILTAFIGTAVLLAVILFMTTRTARALKFDHGDRVAAVFCATKKSLAAGAPMAALIFGANPGLGLILLPIMIYHPMQLIVCSVMAENYANRHNQQLSAEALEEARAA, encoded by the coding sequence ATGCAAGCACTCAAACACCTCAAGCGCGTCGTGACCGACTGGTTCCTCTGTGGAATGGTCCTGGCGACGGTTCTGGCCTATTTCTTCCCGCACTTCGGCGCCACAGGCGGCGGCATGCATGCCGAATACGTCATCAATATCGGCGTGTTCGTGGTGTTCTTCCTGCATGGCGTCAATCTGTCCAGCGAGCAGATCAGGAACGGCCTCAAGAACTGGCGCCTGCACACCATGATCCAGGCCTTCACCTTTGTGGTGTTCCCGGCTCTCTGGCTGATCAGCAACACGCTGTTGAGCGCCTATGTCCCTGCCCTGCTGATGCTGGGTTTCTTCTACCTTTGCGCACTGCCCTCCACCATTTCTTCGTCGGTTGCCCTGACCGGCAGCGCAAAAGGCAACGTGCCTGCGGCGATTCTCAACGCCAGCCTGTCCAGCGTACTGGGGATTTTCATAACCCCATGGCTGGTCAGCCTGGTGGTGGGCACAGGTGCGGGCGGGATCGACCTGGGTTCGACCTTGCTGGACCTGTGCGGCATGTTGTTGCTGCCGCTGGTTCTCGGCCAATTGATTCGCCCGCTGGCAGGCAAGTTCTTTGCCCGGCACAAGAAGTACACCAACCTGATCGACAAGATCGTGATCCTGTTGCTGGTTTACGCCGCGTTCTGCAATTCGATGATTTCAGGCATGTGGCAAGCCCAGGGCAGCAGCGTGATTCTGACCGCCTTTATCGGCACCGCCGTGCTGTTGGCCGTGATCCTGTTCATGACGACCCGCACCGCACGCGCCCTTAAGTTCGATCATGGCGACCGCGTCGCAGCCGTGTTCTGCGCCACCAAGAAATCCCTGGCCGCCGGAGCGCCCATGGCAGCACTGATCTTCGGCGCCAACCCGGGCCTGGGCCTGATCCTGCTGCCGATCATGATCTACCACCCCATGCAGTTGATCGTCTGCTCGGTCATGGCCGAGAACTACGCCAACCGCCACAACCAGCAACTGTCCGCCGAAGCCCTGGAAGAAGCACGGGCAGCCTGA
- the trpE gene encoding anthranilate synthase component I — translation MNREEFLRLAAAGYNRIPLAHETLADFDTPLSIYLKLADQPNSYLLESVQGGEKWGRYSIIGLPCSTVMRVHGHHVSVTHEDVEVESHDVEDPLAFVEEFKARYNVPTIAGLPRFNGGLVGYFGYDCVRYVEKRLANCPNPDPLGVPDILLMVSDAVVVFDNLAGKMHAIVLIDPAQQDAYESGRARLDELMEKLRQPITPRRGLELDRPPAAEPVFRSSFTQNDYEKAVDTIKQYILAGDVMQVVPSQRMSIDFKAAPIDLYRALRCFNPTPYMYFFNFGDFHVVGSSPEVLVRVEDNLVTVRPIAGTRPRGATEEADRALEEDLLSDDKEIAEHLMLIDLGRNDTGRVSEIGSVKLTEKMVIERYSNVMHIVSNVTGQLKSGLTAMDALRAILPAGTLSGAPKIRAMEIIDELEPVKRGVYGGAVGYMAWNGNMDTAIAIRTAVIKDGELHVQAGGGIVADSVPALEWEETINKRRAMFRAVALAEQTTGEKA, via the coding sequence ATGAACCGTGAAGAATTCCTGCGTTTGGCTGCTGCTGGCTATAACCGCATCCCGCTTGCCCACGAAACCCTGGCTGACTTCGACACCCCGCTGTCGATCTACCTGAAACTGGCCGACCAGCCGAACTCTTACCTGCTGGAGTCGGTGCAGGGCGGCGAGAAGTGGGGGCGCTACTCTATCATTGGCCTGCCTTGCAGCACCGTGATGCGCGTTCATGGTCACCATGTCAGCGTGACCCACGAAGATGTGGAAGTCGAAAGCCATGACGTCGAAGATCCGCTGGCCTTCGTCGAAGAGTTCAAGGCGCGTTACAACGTCCCGACCATTGCCGGTCTGCCACGCTTCAACGGTGGTCTGGTGGGTTACTTCGGCTATGACTGTGTGCGTTATGTCGAAAAGCGTCTGGCCAACTGCCCGAATCCGGACCCGCTGGGTGTGCCGGATATCCTGCTGATGGTTTCCGATGCGGTCGTGGTATTCGATAACCTGGCGGGCAAGATGCACGCCATCGTATTGATCGATCCGGCCCAACAGGACGCATATGAAAGCGGACGTGCGCGCCTTGATGAACTGATGGAAAAACTCCGTCAGCCCATCACGCCACGCCGTGGCCTGGAACTGGACAGACCGCCTGCTGCAGAGCCTGTGTTCCGTTCCAGCTTCACCCAGAACGATTACGAAAAGGCAGTCGACACCATCAAGCAATACATCCTCGCCGGGGATGTAATGCAGGTCGTGCCGTCGCAGCGCATGTCCATCGATTTCAAGGCGGCACCTATCGATCTGTACCGGGCGCTGCGCTGCTTCAACCCGACGCCCTACATGTATTTCTTCAACTTCGGCGATTTCCATGTGGTCGGTAGTTCGCCGGAAGTGCTGGTGCGGGTCGAGGACAATCTGGTCACCGTTCGCCCGATTGCCGGTACACGCCCGCGTGGTGCCACCGAAGAGGCCGATCGCGCCTTGGAAGAAGACCTGCTGTCCGACGACAAGGAAATCGCCGAGCACCTGATGCTTATCGATCTCGGTCGTAACGACACGGGCCGTGTTTCGGAAATCGGTTCGGTCAAGCTGACCGAGAAGATGGTCATCGAGCGTTACTCCAACGTGATGCACATCGTTTCCAACGTCACCGGCCAGCTGAAAAGCGGGCTGACGGCCATGGACGCCCTGCGCGCCATTCTGCCGGCAGGCACCTTGTCCGGTGCGCCGAAGATCCGCGCCATGGAAATCATCGACGAGCTGGAGCCCGTGAAGCGTGGCGTCTATGGCGGTGCGGTGGGTTACATGGCCTGGAACGGCAATATGGACACTGCGATTGCCATCCGTACCGCAGTCATCAAAGACGGTGAACTGCATGTGCAGGCGGGCGGCGGTATCGTTGCCGACTCGGTGCCGGCCCTTGAGTGGGAAGAAACCATCAACAAGCGCCGTGCGATGTTCCGGGCTGTGGCGTTGGCTGAGCAGACGACGGGCGAGAAGGCGTGA